AGGTCCCCGTGTAGTAAGGCTGGTTTATCAACAGGAAATAAGTCTTCAAGTTTATGAAAAAGGCGATCGAACATTTTGGAAAAGGATCTATCAATTTTATTATTGTCGCGAGCCAACCTCAGTTGTGATTCAATTCGCTCTTCAATAAAAAAAGAAACCCAGTCTCCATTTGTGTTATTTATCTGTTCTAATGATCCGATATAATTATTGTGATCTAATCCGAAGGATTCATTGGTATGTTGGTGCAATCGGGCTAAGCTCTCACCAAAGTGGTGCCAGAAGTTTACTTCTCTTTTCCCATTAGCTACAAATTCCATTAATAAAAACGTGATGTCACTATCTTCTCCTGCAATAATAACATTGGGTACGGAGAACACTTTTGTTTCTCTGAGTAAGCTTAACCCTTTTTCTTCGAGCTTAAACATTTCGGGAAATCGATTAGCTTGATTGGTTTTTAAGAAGAAAGTACCTGTACTTGTAATCAGTTTATAACAGCTATTAATACTTCCTCCCGATACAGAATGATGTTCGTATATTTTGGTTTCAGCACCTGTATGCTGATGAAGAATAATCTCTAAAAGAGGATATATTTTGGAGGGCATTGAGGTAAATTTCTTTTGAATCGAATGTACTTTAATTTTAATCTATAGACAATCGGTTGGAAATTGAAATGGCCCTTTGTCTGTTAAGGTAAACTTATTGAACGCCGTATGAATATATTTGCATCACGGAGTTACAATCTCCTATTAATTTATGAGTGTAATAGCATTGTATAAAGAGGTACGTCGAATTTTGAAAGGGATTCGCGTTAAGATTAATCGTGTTATTGTTCTTTTGTTTGCAAAGAGAAATAAGAGGATATTTTTGAGACCGATATCAACTGGTAACATTGAACACTATTATCATTTTATTCTAGATCTAGTTATTCCATTAAACTATATTATAAACAACACGACTTCGGATGTGGTGTTTGCGGTAAAAGATTTCGGAGAACTAACCAGCACCTTTGTGGAAATGTTCAAAGGGCGAGTACAGGTAATATCTAAGGATGGAAACCCAGACGGCAAGACGTTAAAATTAGTTGGGATGAACCCTAATGCTGTGAATATTGGAATATCCGAATTTCGATATTTTAGAAAGAGTTTCTTTGATAAATTGAACATAATAGAATGCTCAAAGCCAAAGAAGGTTTTACTAATTGAGAGGTTGCCTCCGAGCAATTACTTTTTGAACGAGGCCGATAATAAGGGAGCGGGAACATCGCGTCGATCAATATTAAACCATCAAGAACTATCTGATTCGATCCGAGCTATAGTTGGATCTTCATTTGAATTTGAGAATGTACAGCTGGAAAACATGTTGATTGAAGATGAAATTCGACTCTTTGATGAGGCGGTTTTGATTATTGCTCAACATGGAGCCGGTTTAGGAAATGTAGTTTGGATGCAGGACAATACGGTAGCCGTGGAATTTGGATTTGAATCGAGGCCCCATTTTAAAAGATTGTGTGAAGCCAAAGGAATCGGGTTCTATTCTCATCCATATGAAGAGAGTCATATTACAGTAGATTGCAACAAGTTTATAAACTGGTTACGAAGCAGTGAATTGACTCAGCAGTATTTCGGAAGATAATATTCCTAGAGAAGATCATAATTTATATTTTTGCTACTCGAGCAATCGGACCACGTAGATAGATTAGATGTGGGTACTTGTTACTCACACCTTCTCTTAAACCGTTAAGTATCGCCCAATAGCTGTGCGAGTTTTAAATGAAATAAGAATAATATGAAGGTTTTTTTATCAGGAGAGATCCATTCGAATTGGAGAGAAGAAATTTACGCGGCAGTGGAGGCATCAAATTTACCTTATACTTTGCTCCAACCAAATTGTGATCACGACAGTAGCGATGATGTTGGTGTATTTATATTAGGTGCAGAAGAAAACAACTTCTGGAAAGACAATAAAGCAGCAAAGATTAACAACATCCGAATACGAACAAATCTTAATGCATCCGATATTGTAATAGTAAAGTTTGGTGAAAAATATCGCCAATGGAATGCAGCTTTCGATGCCGGTTATGCTATTGCAAAAGGAAAGATTTTAATTGTTATTCACCCAGAAGAATTTACGCATGCTCTAAAAGAAGTAGATGCACAAGCTTCTGCCGTTTGCCATACCACAGAACAAGCAATTGCTATTTTGGAATACAATATTACTTCGGAGTTGTAGTAGTTTCTCATTTAGAATGATGAAATTTGAAGTAAGTAGAACGGGGGATTAGCTCAGTTGGCTAGAGCGCTTGCATGGCATGCAAGAGGTCATCGGTTCGACTCCGATATTCTCCACTCCAATGATAGAAGGGCTTTCATGTAAGTTGAAGGCCCTTTGTTTTGGTCTTGGTTTAAATATGGTTTAAACAAATTGTATAGAATAATCTTCTAATAGCTTTAGCTTCCAACCGCGAGGTTAATTGATCTTATTTATTTCAGATACTTTACTTTAGTATATAATGCAGATAAACGCAATTGCGTTTATCTCTGCTATTATGAGAGCATACAACTAGGTCATACCAAAAGCTTCGAGGGTCAAGTTTTCTATTGGGGTAATAGAATAAATGTTATGAAAAGACTGCTATTAATCATTCTTGTATACTGTTCCATTTCAAGTTCCCAGATCTCGGCATGTTCTTTTATCCCTGGGATGTTTTGTGATATTAACTTCAATGTCCCAGGATTTAATGTCATAGTTGGTGAAATAATATTAGTAGACAGCGATGGTATAGAAATTGAAATAATAGATGTTCTAAATGGAATGGAAGAAAGAGATACTATTAGAGTCTGGAATGGGACTGATCAAGATTGCAATGGGCCTATCAGCTACGCCTCATCAAATATTGGAAATAGTAATGATAAAGTAATCGTTTTTCTTGAGCTAATCGACAGTATAGAAAATAGTTGGGATATTATCGGAGATTACAGAAATCATTATAATACACAAGGAGAATATCCCCTTCAGATTTCTAATGACAGTATTACTGGATATATCAAAGGGTATGCTTCCCTTTTATCAGATGGGACTTATATAGGTGACGAAAACAAAAAAATTGCTTACAATGATTTTAAAGAACATTGGTCTAGTAATTCCAATTCATGTAATACGCTGGGATTGAAAGAGAGCAGAATCTCCAAAACAGATCTTATTTTTAATAACCCTATTCACAACTCACTCTATCTTAACTTTTCAGGAACCGCACAAAAAAGGAGTTTTGAAATTTACTCTAATGATGGTAAAAGACTAAAGAATTTAGAAAATGATTATTCAACTGTTGAAATTCGATTTGAGGAATTCCAATCAGGATTATATTTGATAAGAATAAGAGAAGAGCAAGGTAATCGAACCATCAAAGTTGTTAAGCAATAATATTACGCTCCATAACAAACTCTTAACAAAACTACTAAAATCAACTAAGCTGTTTTTAAAACACTTATGATCTCCATTTGCATATAAAACATCAAAGTCTTTTGATGACACATCAATACCAAGGTATTCTTTATCTTTATTCATAACTAAATTGTTTTAATAGGACGATTCTACTGCCTTTCCACTATACTAAAAACAGGCTCAAAAGGCCTAAAGAACTGATCGGAATATCGGTAGATGAACAGAGGGGACCATCATTGTTCACAAGTTTATTACACTCTAAACCTAAAGGGGTCTCGTTCCTCTGTTCTGCCCTGTTATTATTATATAAAAAAGAGAGAAACACTAACTTAGGAAACCTAAAGAACATGGCTACATTTTTTACATATTTTTTTAGGGTTAAGATCAGAGACGAATTTAGTAGATACTACCTTTATGTTCAGTTGCTTTTTATAGAATAACGATGAAAGGAAAGATTATCGGTATAGGTTTTGAAAAAACGGGCACAACTACTTTAGATATTGCCTTATCAAAACTTGGGTATAAGGTTCTTGGAGAAAGTCCAAAAGCGTTACTTCCTATTCTTAAAGGTGATTACGATAAGGTTCTAAGTATTATAAAAGATTATGATGCTTTAGAAGATAAGCCATGGTTTACCGTATATAGAGAGCTCGACAGGAGAATTCCCGGTTCTAAATTTATTCTGACAATTAGAGAGTCGGAATCTTGGTATAAAAGTGCGAGTAATCATTTTGGTGATTTGCCTAGTGCTTTTCACGAATGGATTTATGGACGTGGAAAAGGCATTTTAAAGGACAATAGAGATAATTCAATTGCTGTTTACGATACACATAACCAAGGTGTGATTGAGTATTTTAAAGAGAGACCAACCGATTTATTGGTTTTGGATTTTACGAAAGGAGATAAATGGGATAAGCTTTGTGCCTTCTTAGAAAGAGATATTCCAAAGATTCCGTTTCCACATCAGATGAGTGCAAAGACAAAGGGATCACCATCTGTTCGGGATAAAATGAGAGTA
Above is a window of Flavobacteriales bacterium DNA encoding:
- a CDS encoding fructosamine kinase family protein is translated as MPSKIYPLLEIILHQHTGAETKIYEHHSVSGGSINSCYKLITSTGTFFLKTNQANRFPEMFKLEEKGLSLLRETKVFSVPNVIIAGEDSDITFLLMEFVANGKREVNFWHHFGESLARLHQHTNESFGLDHNNYIGSLEQINNTNGDWVSFFIEERIESQLRLARDNNKIDRSFSKMFDRLFHKLEDLFPVDKPALLHGDLWSGNFMTDSGGKAIIIDPAVYYGHREMDIAMTKLFGGFDPEFYHGYNSTLPLESSWEDRVDVANLYPLMVHVNLFGGAYVQQVEHILQRFA
- a CDS encoding glycosyltransferase family 61 protein, which encodes MRPISTGNIEHYYHFILDLVIPLNYIINNTTSDVVFAVKDFGELTSTFVEMFKGRVQVISKDGNPDGKTLKLVGMNPNAVNIGISEFRYFRKSFFDKLNIIECSKPKKVLLIERLPPSNYFLNEADNKGAGTSRRSILNHQELSDSIRAIVGSSFEFENVQLENMLIEDEIRLFDEAVLIIAQHGAGLGNVVWMQDNTVAVEFGFESRPHFKRLCEAKGIGFYSHPYEESHITVDCNKFINWLRSSELTQQYFGR
- a CDS encoding YtoQ family protein, with translation MKVFLSGEIHSNWREEIYAAVEASNLPYTLLQPNCDHDSSDDVGVFILGAEENNFWKDNKAAKINNIRIRTNLNASDIVIVKFGEKYRQWNAAFDAGYAIAKGKILIVIHPEEFTHALKEVDAQASAVCHTTEQAIAILEYNITSEL
- a CDS encoding T9SS type A sorting domain-containing protein, with product MKRLLLIILVYCSISSSQISACSFIPGMFCDINFNVPGFNVIVGEIILVDSDGIEIEIIDVLNGMEERDTIRVWNGTDQDCNGPISYASSNIGNSNDKVIVFLELIDSIENSWDIIGDYRNHYNTQGEYPLQISNDSITGYIKGYASLLSDGTYIGDENKKIAYNDFKEHWSSNSNSCNTLGLKESRISKTDLIFNNPIHNSLYLNFSGTAQKRSFEIYSNDGKRLKNLENDYSTVEIRFEEFQSGLYLIRIREEQGNRTIKVVKQ